The window ATTTCTTTCAGATCGTACTTAAGGGCCACGGCGTAGTGCACCGGGTTCGTGATGACTACGTCAGCCTTGGGCACTTCTGCCATCATGCGCTTTTGGGCCATAGCCCGCTGAATCTGGCGAATCTTGCTCTTAACCCAGGGATCACCTTCTGTCTGTTTGAGCTCTTCTTTTAGTTCTTGTTTGGTCATCTTAAGCTGGCGCCCTGTCTCCCAGCGCTGGAAGAGGAAATCAAGCAACGCAAGCACTGCTAGGGCCAAAAGAGTCTTAAAACAAAGGGCTCTGGCAAGCAGATAAATTGTGCGTCCGATCTCTTCTGGCTCACAAGTAGCAAGGTTTAACACCAGGTCTTTTTCAGAATTAATAACCAGATACGCCACCACACTAATGAGCACCAGCTTGGCCACAGACTTTAAAAACTCAACCAGAGAAGGCAGTGAAAAAAGTCTTTTAAAACCCTTGATAGGGTCGATTCTTTCTGCTTTCGGAGAAAGGGCCTCCCAGGCCGCGACCCCTCCCACCTGTAGATAAAGGGACAAAAACGCTAGGGGCAAAAGAATGACCAAAAGTGGCAAAAGCACTTTGGCACCAAGTTTTATAGCAAGCAGTAAAACGCCGTAAGCGGAGTTTTCGTCAAGATCTCCCCGCGGGAAATACAAAAACTCACGATATATCACCAAAAACTGGCTAACCATATAGCTTCCAGCCATCACAAAAGAAAGGATCCCCCCAGAAAGCACTGCCACCGCCGCCACTTCGCGGCTTTTAGCTACCTGACCACGGCGTCTTGCTTCTTCTCGTCGCCTAGGAGTAGGCTCTTCTGTTTTTTCTTGAAGGCTCTCATCAGGCACAGCCTATCCCCCAAAAGCCTTGATAAACCGTGGCAAAATATTGGCCGCCTCCCGGTAAGACGGCTCAAGCACCATGCCGAAAATTTGAAGAGTCAAACCGAAAAAGAAAAGCCCCACCGCTATGGTAAGTGGAAAACTCACTATCATAATGTTTATTTGCGGCACAAAACGCGAAACAATTCCCATGGCTATCTGAATCAAAAGAAGAATAGCCAGAGCCGGAGCAAGGACTTTTACTCCCAGGATGAAAATCTTTTTCCCTTGAAGCGTAAGGAAGAGAAAGACTTTTGCCGGCGTTTTGATCTCTCCTGGCGGAAGGACTTTTAAGCTCTCTCCCAGGGCCAATAAAAAGTAATGATGCATATCAGTGAGCAAAAAGAGCAGAAGTGCTACCAGATAGGCAAATTGAGCAAGCACTGGCGCCTGAACACCAGTGGCAGGGTCAAGCACGTTAGCCACGCCAAATCCCATCTGAAAACCAAGAAGCTGGCCGGCAAACTGAACCCCTGCAAAAATAAGACGCACCAAAAAGGCAAAACATATCCCAAGCGCCGCTTCGTTTAGGGCCAAAAGCCCGTATTCCCAGATTGATCCCGGAAAGATAACGTGGCCCTTCCAGTAAGGAGTAAGCACTAAAGAGAGCACCAAAACAAAGGCCGCTTTAACCTGAAGAGGAATCATGCGGCTGCCAAAAACAGGCATGAAAGCCACCAAAAAGCCCACCCTCACCAGAATGAGGGAAAAGGCCACACTATAACGCAATAGCTCTAGGTAAAATTCCGTGTTGTTCATCTAATGTATCCCGGAATCCCTGTGATTATTTGGGCCGTGAAAGTAAGCATCTTGTGCATAATCCAGGGAAACGCAAAAAGCAGAGCTAAAAGCACCGCTACGATCTTGGGCACAAAGGTAAGGGTCATTTCCTGGATCTGGGTTACCGCCTGAAAAATGCTGATAATGAGGCCTACGACCAGCCCGGCAAGGAGCATAGGCGCTGAGATAAGAAGCGTCAGCTCTATCGCCTGTCTTGCAAGTCCTAAGACCATATTCTCTGTCATTTTTTCCTCCTACCCAAAACTCCGAACCAAAGACCCCACCAGGAGATGCCAGCCGTCAACCAAGACGAAGAGCAAAACCTTAATGGGAAGTGAAATCATAATAGGGGGTAGCATCATCATTCCCATAGACAGGAGAACGCTTGCCACCACCATGTCGATAATCAAAAAGGGTATGTAAAGGAGAAAGCCGATCTCAAAGGCCGTGCGCAACTCACTTATCATGAAAGCCGGAATCAGCGTGAGGGTGCTTACGTCTTCTTTGTTTTCAGGACGCGGCTCACCAGAGAGTTTTATCATAAGGGCCAAATCTTTTTCGCGGGTGTTTTTGAACATGAACTCCCGAAAGGGTGAAAGCGCATCTTTGAAGAACTCTTCATCGCTTAGCTCTCCAGCAAGATAGGGGGAAACCGCCTGGTTATAGACCTTATGAAAAACTGGGCTCATAATGTAAAAGGTAAGAAAAAGTGCCAAGGCAATGAGCACCTGGTTAGGTGGTGTCTGCTGGGTTCCAAGGGCGTGGCGCAGCAGGGAGAAAACTATCACCAGCCTGGTAAAAGAAGTAAGCATGAGTAAAAGGGCCGGAGCAACCGAAAGAATGGTTAACAAAAGAAGGATCTGAAGCACGGTGGCCATTTGCTCAGGCCCTTTGGCCTGCTCAAGCCCAAAGCGCACCGTGGGAAGTGTTACGGCGAACACCAAGCCTGGAGCAAAAATGTTTAGCAAGAAAGAAATACTAACTATTTTTTTCATTTTTGCTCCACCTATGAATAAGCCTTGGGCCACCCTCCCCTAGCCCAAGAAGCATCTTTTCGCCAAAGACTTCTATCAAGGCCAGCTGTGCCTTGTGAGTCAACGCCCGGTAGGCAATGACTTTTATCTCCTCTGAAGAGTTACCCCGGGAAACCTTAAGCCTGCGCACTCCCCAAAGGCAGGCCACCAGCACTGCGCAGAGCAGAAAAACCATCCCCAGCACTTGAAAATAAGCGCCTAGTTCTGTCATGATCCCAACTGCCTCACGCGTTCTTGCGGTGAAATAATCTCAGTGAGACGCACGGCAAAGCGGTCGTTTACCACCACCACCTCGCCTCGTGCCATAAGGCGTTTGTTTACGTAAATTTCAGCAGGCTCTCCTGCAAGTTTGTTAAGCTCGATGATGGAACCCTGAGAGAGTTTCAACAAATCGTTGATAATCATTTTGGTGCGGCCAATTTCAACAGAAATCTCAAGGGGGATATCGAGGATAAAGTCAAGGCTTGGGTGCCCCTCAGTTCCATTTCCTCCTGGGCGAAACTCTTCAAACTGAGGCTCTGAGGCCTGAGGGGGCTCTTTCTTAGATTCCTCCTGAGGGGCTTCAGGCTGGGCAGATTCTTGCTGTTTGGCCTCCTGTAAGGCTTCCTCCCACTGAGCCAGGAGATCCGCCTCGGCATCTCCTACGTCAACTTCTGAAGAAGCATCAGCTTCTTTGGCGGCGTCTTCTTTAGGCTCTTCTTTGGGAGCGTCTTCCTGGTTTAAAAGGGCATCAATGTCATCTTGCCTGAGTTCATCAGACATAAGCTACTCCTCTTTGATAAAATCAATAACGCGCAAGGCTTTACGGCCCCGGTAAACACCAAGCTCTGCCAGCATCTTTCTGATGCCTTCGATATAAACTGGAAGGGGTTCATCAATCTTGGCATCAAGCTCGATGATGTCGCCCTCGGAGAGATCAAGTAGTTCGCGCCCAGAGACCTCGGCTCCACCCAAAGGCACTAGCAGTTCCACCGCCACCGAACGGATGATCTCTTCGAGCTGCTGGCGCCAGTAGGGATCTGCGTCTTCGTCGCTCTGAAAAGGCGAGTAAAGCTTGGCTTTAACAGGCTGAAGCGTACCAAGACCATAGCAAATAAGGACTTCGCCTTTTAAGTCTTCAAGCTCAAGGTTAAAGGTGCACACCACCACGGTTTCATCAGGCTGCATCACCCTGGCAAACTGGGGGTTAATTTCGCTGCGCACGTATTGGGGTTTTACCGGGTGGATGCCGCGCCAGGCCTTTTCCAGCTCCTGAAGAGCAGCCTCCACCACACGCTTGATAAGCCTCTGTTCAATAATGGTGAACTCGCGGCCTTCTACGCGGGTCATCCGACGGCCGCTTCCCCCAAGGAATCTTTCCACAAAGGCAAAAACCAGACGGCTTTCAAAATTAAAAAGGCATTGCCCCCTAAGCGGCTCAAGCTTAAAAAGATGAAGGGAAGCAGGCACGGGAATGCGGTTCAAAAAATCCTTAAAACGCTCTAACTTGATAGGAAGGGCTACGATATCAACCACCTCACGTAAAAGAGAAGAAAGGGTGCTGCGAAAGCCTCTGGCAAAATAATCGTTTACCACCTCAAGCCCTGGCATCTTGAGCCGGGCTGAGACGGTATAGTTTCTGAAATCAAAGGGACGAACGTCCTCCTCGCTATAAGCAGGCTCCTCAGGGGTGGTATCCACCGCCCCTTCGTCAATCCCGCTTAAAAGGGCATCGATTTCGTCCTGTGAGAGGATCTCACTCATTACTGCACCACAAACTGTGTGAAATAAATGTTTTTTACGGTATTAGGCCCAAGGAGATCATTAAGCTTACGTATGAGCTCAAGACGCAGCTCAAGTTTTCCTTCAGGAGAAAGGACTTCTTCTACGGTTTTGCTAGAAAGAACCATAATAATGGCGTCGTTTATTTGAGGGATACGATCGTTTGCCAGCTGATAGGCCTTGTCATTGCGAAACTCAAGGGTGATTTTCGCGCGCAAATAGCGGTGCCCCGTAGGATCTGCAAGATTCACTACAAAAGGATCAAGTTGTAGAAAGGGGCCAACTTCTGGCTCTGGTGGTTCGGGGGCCGGTTGCTCTTCGGGAGGGGGGCTGCTTTTGGCAAAAAGCAAAAAATAAGCACCGGCCCCACCACCGGCGAGAAGTAAGACACCCAGAATAATAAAAATTAAAAACTTCTTGCCGCCCTTTTTCTCTTCGCCTTCTTTGGCCTTTTTGTCTTTTTCTGCCATGAGAACCTCCTCGCAAAAAAAACTTTGCAAAGCAAGTGCCAAAAAAAGAAAAGACCGGAAACCTAAGATGTACAAAGGTTTTAGGACAAGAGAAATAAGAAAACAGCCAGAACTAGCGTCAATCTATTGACAAAGCGCCTTCAAGGGAAAGTAGCTTCTTTTTGACTTGAAGGCCGGCACTAAAGCCCCCAAGGCCTTTTTCACTGACAATGCGATGGCATGGGAAAAAAATAGGAAGGGGATTGCGGGCAAGTGCTCCCCCCACCGCCCGGCAGGCTTTTGGTTTCCCTATTTTTTGGGCAAGCCAGGAATAAGTGCGCACCTCGCCGTAAGGGATTTCTAAAAGCGTTTGCCAAACCTCTTTTTCAAACTTAGTTCCCAAAAGAAAAACCGGATACCGGGGCTTTTTATGCTTGCCTTCTAGGTAAAGGGAAAGTTCCACATTAAGGCCCTCGGTAAAGCCCTCAGGCGGGGTGTCAAAATCCTCAACAGGGCAAATTTTTCTCAGACGTTTTAGAAAATGAAGGCCAGGTTTCCCCCCAAAACAAAGATGCCAAAGCCTTCCTTTTTCGTCCCAAATAGCGGTAAAAGAGAACTCAGCAAGCTCAAAAGTCTTGCTGAAAAAATGCATCATTCCTCAAAAGGAAGGTCAAAAGTTTCAGCCAAAGATTTGACATGATGGCGCTCACCACGTTTAAGCCAAAGAGGGACCGGGGCAAGGACTAGGTGTTCAAAAATCCGACGCCTTTCTTCTTCGCTAAGATCCCGGGCAAGGATTTCCTCACGCCATTTGGCCATGAGCTCAAGGTATTCTTCGTATTCCGGGCCAAATTCCTGTTCTAATTGTTCCCGTAAGCGGCGTGCCAGCGCAGGACTTGCCCCAGAGGTGGAAATAGCAAGCTGGAGCCTTCCTCTTTTAACCAAAGAAGGCACTATAAAAGAGCAAAGCCTGGGCTTATCAACTACGTTGCAAAAGATCCCGAGCTCTTCTGCTTCGGAAAACACTTCTTCCTGGACCTTGGGATCGTCAGTGGCAGCATATACCAGCACAGCCCCTTTGAGGTCACCTTTCTGGTAAGGGCGTTTAAGAAGCTCAACCCGGCCCTCTTCAGCCATCTTGGCTATTTCGTCTATTACATGGGGGGCAATAACACGCACCCGGGCACCAGCCTCAAGAAGGCTTTTTATTTTGCGACAAGCTACCTTTCCGCCTCCAACCACCACACAAGTTTTTTGCTCAATCTTAAGAAAGATGGGATAATATTTGGCCATGAGAAAAATTACCTCCGTAAAAGATTTGGCAAAATTTATCGACTTAACTTTACTATCACCCACGGCAACTGCCAGTGATATAAAGAAACTTTGTGAAGGCGCAAGGCGCTACGAAGTAGCAGCCATTTGTGTAGCGCCAACTTTTGTCCCCCTGGCCAAGGAACTTTTAAAAGACTCTCCGGTAAAAATCTGCACGGTGGTAGGTTTCCCCTTGGGTTTTCAAATTACCTCGGTAAAGGCTTACGAAGCAAGGGAGATGGCAGCTCTTGGAGCCCAAGAAATCGATTTTGTTATCAACTTGCGCTGGGTCAAAGAAAAACGCTTTGAATTTATAAGTGGTGAAGCCCAGGAGTTACGAAGCGCCCTTCCTGAAACAGTGCTCAAGGCCATCATCGAATGCGGTTATCTTGATCAAGATGAAATGGCCATACTGGTGGACACTTTGGCAGAAGCAGGCATTGACTATGTCAAAACTTCCACAGGTTTTGGCTCCAGAGGGGCCACCCTAGAAGATGTAAAGTTTTTACATGAAAGGGCCTACGGCCGCATAAAAGTAAAAGCTGCAGGTGGCATCCGGACTCTTAAGCAAGCCCTGGCCTTGATTGAAGCAGGTGCCGAACGCCTTGGCACCAGTGCAGGCCTTGAAATCCTTAGCGAATTTGAAGGCCAAAAAAGCAATACCTTGCCAGAAGTTGAAGTTTACGTGGACGGCGCCTGCCTGGGAAACCCAGGGCCAGGCGGGTTTGCTGCTATCTTAAAGTGCCAAGGCCAAGAAAAAATCGTCACGGGAAGTGAACCCCACACCACTAACAACCGCATGGAACTTTTGGCAGCGATAAAAGCCTTAGAAAGTCTTAAAAAACCTTGCAAAGTGGTTATTTATACCGACTCTCGCTATGTTAAAGACGGCATCACCAAGTGGCTTCCCCGTTGGGTCAAGAACAACTTCCGCACCAGTGCCGGAAAACCTGTGAAGAACCAGGATCTCTGGAAACACCTGGCCGAACTTACTACCCAACATCAGGTTGAATGGCGCTGGGTGGAAGGCCATGCCGGGCACCCTGAAAACGAACGCTGTGACCGTCTGGCCCGCGAAGCTGCTAAAAAGGAGCAAAAATCGTGAAAAAAATCCTAGTTGCCATCACCGGTGCAAGTGGAAGCCCTTATGCCATAGCTTTCTTAGAACTTTTGCAGCAAAAAGGCATTCCTTGCGACATCATCATCTCCAAGGCAGGGGAAAAAGTATTGCCTCTAGAGACCGGTTTATCAGTGAAAGACCTTTCGCGTTTTGCGGATAAAATCTTTTTTGAAAAAGAAATTGCTGCTCCCCCTGCAAGTGGTTCGGCTAACTATCAGGCCATGGTGATTATCCCCTGCACCATGGGCACTTTGGCGGCCATAGCCCAGGGGTTTGCCAAAAACCTCATCGCCAGGGCAGCAGACGTAATGCTAAAAGAAAGGCGCCCTCTTGTCCTGGTGGTACGGGAGACCCCTTTTAACCAGATTCATCTCAAAAACATGCTTGCTGTAAGTGAAGCAGGTGCTATCATCTATCCGGCCATGCCGGCTTTTTACCATCGGCCCAAAACCCTTGAAGAAATGATAGCATTTTTTGCAAATCGCCTGTTAGAATTCCTGGGCTTTGAAGTGGAAAATCTTAAGCGCTGGCGGGGGATAAATTAAATGTGGCGCAAGATTCGTATTCTCCTTGACATGATCAAATTTGAACACACGATTTTTGCCTTACCCTTTGCCTTTACCGGTGCTTTTTTAGCAGCTAAGGGAGTGCCTTCTGCAGAAAAATGCCTGCTTATTCTGGGAGCCATGGTTGGTGCACGCACCGCAGCTATGACGTTTAACCGCATTGTGGACCTACCCTTTGATGCGGCAAATCCCCGCACCAAGGAACGTCCGCTTGTTACCGGAGCTGTTAAAAAAACCGAAGCCTGGTGTTTCTTTCTTATTTCCTTGGGGATTTTCTTTGCTTGTGCGGCAGCACTGAATCCTCTGACCTTTAAGCTCTCTCCCATAGCCATGGTTATAGTGCTTGCCTATTCTTACACCAAGCGTTTTACCTGGCTCTGCCACGTGTTTTTAGGGCTTGCCATCGGGCTTGCCCCGCTGGCAGGCTGGATTGCTGTAAAACCGAGTTTTGATACCGTTCCTCTGGTATTAAGCTTGGCGGTCCTTTTCTGGGTAGCGGGTTTTGATATCCTTTACGCTTGCCTAGATGAAGAGTTTGACCGCAAGATTGGGCTTAAATCCATCCCTGCTAAGTTTGGTAAAAGAAAAGCCTTTTTATTTTCTGCGGTTTTCCATGCTATAGCCTTTGGACTTTTTGTGTTGGTGGGCTTTTTAGCCCATCTTTCCTGGATATATTTTGCTGGGCTTTTAATTACCCTTGGCCTATTTATCGCCCAGCGGGTGGTTATCAGTCCAGATGATTTAAGTCGTCTAAATCTTTCATTTTTCACCTTTAACGGTGCGATAAGTATGGTATTATTTATAGCTGTTGTGCTCGATTTGCTCTTTTAAACTCAAAACTTTTACAATTTTTTTAAAAAGATGCCGCACAGGTACTGTGCGGTTTTTTTATTATTAAGTTCTAATTAACAATCATGGGTGGAGGATGCTTATGGAACGTATCCCTATGACTCGTCAAGGCTATGAAGAATTGCGCGAAGAATTGCGCCGCTTGCAAACTCAAGAAAGGCAAAAAGTCATCAAGGCCATAGAAGAAGCCCGTGCTCACGGAGACCTTTCAGAAAACGCCGAGTACCATGCCGCCAAAGAAAAACAGGCCCATATTGAAGGGCGTATTCAAGAGCTTTCTGACCGCCTGGCCCGTGCAGAAGTAGTAGACATTCCCAAAAGCCCTCCTAGCCGGGTTCAGTTTGGTGTAAAAGTTACCCTTCTTAACCTTGATACCGACGAAGAAGTTACCTATCAGCTGGTTGGGCCCTATGAATCAGACGTAGAAAACGGAAAAATTTCCGTTACTTCTCCTTTGGGAAGAGCCCTCATTGGAAAAGAAGAAGGTGACGAGGTAGAAGTTCAAACCCCTAAAGGCCTGCGCGTTTACGAAGTAGTTAAAATAGAGGTATAAAGTGCTTGATGAGCTTGATAAAAAGCTCCTGGAAATCATCCAGGATGATTTCCCTTTAGTGTCAGAGCCATTTCGCGAAATAGGGGCAAGGGTGGGAATTTCTCAAGAAGAAACCCTTGCCCGTCTTAAAAAACTGAAAGAACAAGGGATCTTGCGCCATTTTGGTGCAAGCATTGACTCCCTAAGGCTTGGTTTCGTAACCACTCTTTGCGCGGTGAAAGCCCCTCAAGAAGAACGCGAAGCCATAGCCCAAAAAATAGCTGCCCATCCAGAAGTAACCCATTGTTATCTCAGAAAACACCCTTATAACATCTGGTTTACTTTGGTAGCCAAAGATTGGGAGGCCATTGAACGCATTTTAAAAGAAATCGCCAGAGAAACTGGGCTAATCCCCCGGCACTTCCCTGCTGAAAAAATGTTCAAATTAAAAGCCGTTTTCAAGGTAAGTTGAGACCTAAGATCCCGTTTTTGCCAAGGTCTTGTTAAGTTTTTATGGTCTTGCGTCTTTTAAAGTACACGTAAACCGCCACTATCAGCAGGGCAAAAAACATTAGGAAAATAGAACTACGATGAAGCCATTCTTTAAGAAGTTCTTCTTTAGCTCCGAGAAGGTAGCCTGCAGCAGCTAGCACACATACCCATATTCCTGCTCCAAGGCCTGTGTAAAAAGAAAAAAGAGGAAGATTCATGCGCCCAAGCCCTGCAGGAAGACTTATGTATTGGCGCACCCCTGGAATTAGTCTGCCTACGAAGGTGCTTACGTGCCCGTGTTCTGCAAAAAAGCGTTCCATCTTTGGGAGGAGATCAGGAGGCAAGAAGAAAAACTTACCGTAGCGCAGAATAAGGCGCTCAAGGGCCGGACGCCCCAGACGCAGGGCCAGATAATAATTAAACCATGCACCTAAAAGGCTTCCGAGAATGCCAGAAGCTATAACAAGCCAAATGTTCATCTTGCCTTTTGCGGCAAGATAAGCAGCTGGGGGGATGATGACCTCGCTTGGGAAAGGAAAGAACGAGGACTCAAGGGCCATAAGAATAATTATGCCCGGGTACCCCAGCTGCTCCGTAGTACGCAAAATAAACGAAACAATGGGCTCTAGCATGTTATTTGCTGCTCCGCAGCAAGGAACTTAAGCTCAAGAAAAACCACCTAGGCCACCACAGGTGCTTCCTCCAGAAAAACCACCGCTAAAACTACCTCCAGAACCTGCTCCTACCCGGCTACTAAAAGTAGAGACAAGCTTGCTTACGTTTTTGCTACCGCAACGTTTACAGCGGGTCTGTTTTACATCTTGTTCTGTAAAACAAAGATTTTCAAAAATATGACGGCAGTCTTTACATACAAATTCATATATCGGCATACAGTTTCCTCCCTTTATTTTTTGATTCAGAGTAAAAGATAGACCATGAAGGAACAAAAACAAGACCCTAGCAAATTGGTAGTTTTTACCCTGGGGACTTCAAACCGCAGCAGAGAAGAGTTTCTGGAAATAATCAAAAAACACAACATAAAACAGGTTATTGACGTTCGGTCTTTTCCCAAGAGCAAACGTTTTCCCCATTTTGATCGCGAAAATCTTGCAAAACTTCTTACAAGTGCCGGGATTCACTATCACTGGCTAGGCAAAGAATTAGGCGGCTTTCGCAAGGGCGGCTATGAAAAATACATGGACACCAAAGAATTTGAAAAGGGCCTTAAGAGACTTCTTCAACTCATTGCTCAGGAAAAAAGCGTAATTGTATGTGCGGAAAAATTCCCCTGGAAGTGCCACAGACGCTTTATCAGCCAAAAATTAGCTTCAATGGGCGTAGAAGTAAGACACATCATCGAAAAAAACCGCCTGTGGGCACCTGGTAAATTGCTGATCAAAATTTAGCTCCCTCAGAACGTCCGCGAAACAACTTGTACGCCTACGCAGTCTTTTTCCTAGGATCTGTCCCATTTTTCGTAGAAAAAATAGGAACGGATCCAGGCATTTTGTAAAGGTCTCAAAGATTAATGTTTTCTCCTCTCCCATCCGATGATTCAGCCTAGGAGGGACACCATGGCAAAAAACACTGCCAGGAAATTAAGCGGTCAGGAAAGTGCCTGCCAAGAAGGGGTTATTGATATGCTAGCCCTGCGTGCTCCACAAAATAAGATCCTAGAAGTAAAAAAACTGCCCACCCTTCCGGAAGTTGCTTACCGCCTGTTAGATCTGCTTTCAGGCGAACCTGACATCTCAGAATTAGAAGAAGTCATAAAATATGACCAGGCCATCACTGCCAAGATCTTATCTGTGGCAAACTCAGCTTATATTAGTTCCTCAAAAGAGATAGATACCCTTGAGAGGGCCATTGTCCTTTTGGGGATCAAAGAAGTAAGTGAAATCGCCTTTAGTATTTGCGTCTTCAGCGTGTTTAAGCCCCTTAAAAACGTAAGAACCTTTGATATTAAAGAATTTTGGCTACATGCCATTGCCACTGGCATTACCGCTCGTATTATTGCGCAAGCTATTGAGGCTGAAAACGAAGATTTATTTTTCACTTTAGGGCTTCTTCATGACGTTGGCCGTCTGCTATCCCTTCATCTTTTTCCCGAACAATTCGAAGAAATTTTGAAAGAGCAAGAACAAAGCCAAAGGGAGCTGCTTTTGGTGGAGCTTGAAGCAGGGCTTGCCCATACCTGGATGGGGCGCTGGCTTTTGCAGCGCTGGGGGCTTCCAGAAAAATTCATCACCACCGCGCGTTTTCACCATAACCCTTATTACAAAGGAAAATTCCTGCTAGAACCCGCGGTGATAAAAATTGCCGATACCACTGTGCATAACCTTGGACTTGCCGAGGTCCCAGGCGGGCAAAAAGGTGACGTAACCCCGCTTTTAGCAAAAATCGGCTTAAGCCCAGGTACTTACGAAACAATCCTTGAGCATCTTGTTTTTGTGCGCGAAACAATCCAAGAAGGCTGGGCTCAGGTAATTTAGGTCTTCCCTTTAAAGGTCTTGGGTATATAATCGCTTTTCGTGTTATATACCGATGCCATTTATTTAATTCTAGCCATTTTACTTTTCTCAGGCTGGCCAGCTCAAGCTGTGCTTACGTGGCCTGAAGTCCTGGCCCTCTGGGTTTTAAAAGAGATATGCTTTATCGGTATCACCCTTTTCAAACTTAAAAAAACTTATTCCCCCATAGACTTCATCCGAACACAATCTTTACTCAAACTTTTTGCTTTTCTGTGGTTTAGCCTTGATGTAATTTTGCTTGAAATTCCCGCCTTCCTTCCCTTTCAAAAAGAGTTTTTAAAAGACCTTTCAGGCCTTATCCTCTTTTTTCACTATCTTTTCTTGATATGGTGGCTTTCAGCCCTTTATGAAAAACGCTCTGCCCTAGCCAAGCTCTCTCCGTCTTCTTATGTCATTTCACACTTCAAGCTCCTGCTACCCTTTTTGATTCCGTGGTTTCTCATAAATTTGCTTTTTTTCGTTTTAGAAAAGCACCTTCCTGTAAGTGGCATATGGGCGGAACTCTTTTATTTTGGATGTTTCGTAGGTGCCCTGGTAGTGCTTATGGCACCTCTTGCAGTAAGGGCATGGAATTGTAGGCCGCTTCCTGAAAGCAATCTGAGGCAGCTTATATCTTCCTACCTTGCCAGGGAAAAGGCCCGCCTTGGGGAAATTTATCTCTGGGAGACTTTTGACGGTCGCCTACTCACTGCAGGCGTAATAGGTGTTATCCCCAAACTTCGTTATCTTCTGATTTCCCGCGGGCTCCTTGCTGCTCTCGAAGAAGCAGAGGTCCTCTCTGTGGTGGCCCATGAAGTTGGCCATATAAAACGCCACCACATGTTCTGGTTATTGGTATTTTTCGTATTATTTAGCCTTATCATCTACTTTGTATTCATGCCGCTTTATTTATTGTTCCTTGCCTATTTTCCAAGGCCTGACCTCCTAGACGTTTTCGGCGGACAGGGGCTTCTTCTGCCAGAAGCCTTTATGACCCTTGGCCTGCTGATAAGCGTGGTCCTTTATTTTCGCTTTTTGCTGGGATTTTTCTTGCGGAACTTTGAACGGCAGGCTGATCTTTATTGCCTTGAAAGCCTGGGCACGGCTCATGGTTTGATAAAAGCCTTTAAAAAAATTGCCGCCCTTTCGGGAAACACCGAAGACCTTCCAAGCTGGCATCACTATAGCATTCGCCAGCGCATTGAATTTTTACTGGCCGCAGAAAAAGACCCTACTCTCATTGCCAAACACCATCAAAAAGTCAAAAAATGGCTTACGTTTTACCTGGCCTTCTCCCTAGCCTTAATTCTTGGGCTTTCACGTTTGCCCACCAAACAGC of the Thermodesulfatator atlanticus DSM 21156 genome contains:
- the flhB gene encoding flagellar biosynthesis protein FlhB, which codes for MPDESLQEKTEEPTPRRREEARRRGQVAKSREVAAVAVLSGGILSFVMAGSYMVSQFLVIYREFLYFPRGDLDENSAYGVLLLAIKLGAKVLLPLLVILLPLAFLSLYLQVGGVAAWEALSPKAERIDPIKGFKRLFSLPSLVEFLKSVAKLVLISVVAYLVINSEKDLVLNLATCEPEEIGRTIYLLARALCFKTLLALAVLALLDFLFQRWETGRQLKMTKQELKEELKQTEGDPWVKSKIRQIQRAMAQKRMMAEVPKADVVITNPVHYAVALKYDLKEMPAPQVLAKGEGHVALKIREIAEEAGVPVVENPPLAQALYKEVEIGDFIPAELYQAVAEVLAYVYRLKGKVN
- the fliR gene encoding flagellar biosynthetic protein FliR; amino-acid sequence: MNNTEFYLELLRYSVAFSLILVRVGFLVAFMPVFGSRMIPLQVKAAFVLVLSLVLTPYWKGHVIFPGSIWEYGLLALNEAALGICFAFLVRLIFAGVQFAGQLLGFQMGFGVANVLDPATGVQAPVLAQFAYLVALLLFLLTDMHHYFLLALGESLKVLPPGEIKTPAKVFLFLTLQGKKIFILGVKVLAPALAILLLIQIAMGIVSRFVPQINIMIVSFPLTIAVGLFFFGLTLQIFGMVLEPSYREAANILPRFIKAFGG
- the fliQ gene encoding flagellar biosynthesis protein FliQ, producing the protein MTENMVLGLARQAIELTLLISAPMLLAGLVVGLIISIFQAVTQIQEMTLTFVPKIVAVLLALLFAFPWIMHKMLTFTAQIITGIPGYIR
- the fliP gene encoding flagellar type III secretion system pore protein FliP (The bacterial flagellar biogenesis protein FliP forms a type III secretion system (T3SS)-type pore required for flagellar assembly.), encoding MKKIVSISFLLNIFAPGLVFAVTLPTVRFGLEQAKGPEQMATVLQILLLLTILSVAPALLLMLTSFTRLVIVFSLLRHALGTQQTPPNQVLIALALFLTFYIMSPVFHKVYNQAVSPYLAGELSDEEFFKDALSPFREFMFKNTREKDLALMIKLSGEPRPENKEDVSTLTLIPAFMISELRTAFEIGFLLYIPFLIIDMVVASVLLSMGMMMLPPIMISLPIKVLLFVLVDGWHLLVGSLVRSFG
- a CDS encoding FliO/MopB family protein, whose amino-acid sequence is MTELGAYFQVLGMVFLLCAVLVACLWGVRRLKVSRGNSSEEIKVIAYRALTHKAQLALIEVFGEKMLLGLGEGGPRLIHRWSKNEKNS
- the fliN gene encoding flagellar motor switch protein FliN — protein: MSDELRQDDIDALLNQEDAPKEEPKEDAAKEADASSEVDVGDAEADLLAQWEEALQEAKQQESAQPEAPQEESKKEPPQASEPQFEEFRPGGNGTEGHPSLDFILDIPLEISVEIGRTKMIINDLLKLSQGSIIELNKLAGEPAEIYVNKRLMARGEVVVVNDRFAVRLTEIISPQERVRQLGS
- the fliM gene encoding flagellar motor switch protein FliM translates to MSEILSQDEIDALLSGIDEGAVDTTPEEPAYSEEDVRPFDFRNYTVSARLKMPGLEVVNDYFARGFRSTLSSLLREVVDIVALPIKLERFKDFLNRIPVPASLHLFKLEPLRGQCLFNFESRLVFAFVERFLGGSGRRMTRVEGREFTIIEQRLIKRVVEAALQELEKAWRGIHPVKPQYVRSEINPQFARVMQPDETVVVCTFNLELEDLKGEVLICYGLGTLQPVKAKLYSPFQSDEDADPYWRQQLEEIIRSVAVELLVPLGGAEVSGRELLDLSEGDIIELDAKIDEPLPVYIEGIRKMLAELGVYRGRKALRVIDFIKEE
- a CDS encoding flagellar basal body-associated FliL family protein — translated: MAEKDKKAKEGEEKKGGKKFLIFIILGVLLLAGGGAGAYFLLFAKSSPPPEEQPAPEPPEPEVGPFLQLDPFVVNLADPTGHRYLRAKITLEFRNDKAYQLANDRIPQINDAIIMVLSSKTVEEVLSPEGKLELRLELIRKLNDLLGPNTVKNIYFTQFVVQ